A genome region from Geminicoccus roseus DSM 18922 includes the following:
- a CDS encoding extracellular solute-binding protein: MTVTLKGMTWSHPRGYDPMVACSRIWRERTGVEIAWDKRSLQDFESFPVDELARAYDLIVIDHPHVGQVTAENCLMPLDVQGREDERTALAKASVGPSYRSYTWQGRQWAFPIDAATQVQAWRPDLLPSAPTRLDQVMDLAREGRVLLPLRSPHALMAFDTLAANLGQPCATEKGDLIEEAAGTEVWECLRQLAELVDPACFAMDPIACSERMSEQGSTIACMPYSYGYVSYALQGFRPHRLAFADIPAAGSAGPVGGTLGGTGIAVSARTSQPEAALDFAYWIASAEVQRGPYAAAGGQPGNALAWEDPAVNEPVGNFYLDTRATLEGSYLRPRHDGYMAFQAQASERISQGLQAREAAATVLADLNRMFRASFKDN; this comes from the coding sequence TTGACCGTGACGCTGAAGGGCATGACCTGGAGCCACCCGCGTGGCTACGACCCGATGGTGGCCTGTTCCCGGATCTGGCGGGAGCGGACCGGCGTGGAGATCGCCTGGGACAAGCGCTCCCTGCAGGATTTCGAATCCTTTCCGGTCGACGAGCTGGCGCGGGCCTACGACCTGATCGTGATCGACCATCCCCATGTCGGCCAGGTCACCGCCGAGAACTGCCTGATGCCGCTGGACGTGCAAGGCCGCGAGGACGAGCGCACCGCACTGGCGAAGGCCAGCGTCGGGCCGTCCTACCGCAGCTACACCTGGCAGGGCCGGCAATGGGCCTTCCCGATCGACGCCGCGACCCAGGTGCAGGCCTGGCGCCCGGACCTGCTGCCGAGCGCACCCACCCGGCTGGACCAGGTGATGGATCTCGCAAGGGAGGGCAGGGTGCTCCTGCCGCTGCGCTCGCCCCATGCGCTGATGGCTTTCGACACGCTGGCCGCCAATCTCGGCCAGCCTTGCGCCACCGAGAAGGGCGACCTGATCGAGGAGGCGGCCGGAACCGAGGTCTGGGAGTGCTTGCGCCAGCTTGCCGAACTGGTCGATCCAGCCTGCTTCGCCATGGACCCGATCGCCTGCTCGGAGCGGATGAGCGAGCAGGGCTCGACGATCGCCTGCATGCCCTACAGCTATGGCTATGTCAGCTATGCGCTGCAGGGGTTCCGCCCGCACCGGCTGGCGTTCGCCGACATCCCGGCGGCGGGCAGTGCCGGGCCGGTCGGCGGCACGCTGGGCGGCACCGGCATCGCCGTCTCCGCCCGCACGTCCCAGCCCGAGGCCGCCCTGGACTTCGCCTACTGGATCGCCAGCGCCGAGGTGCAGCGGGGGCCTTATGCCGCCGCCGGCGGCCAGCCCGGCAACGCCCTGGCCTGGGAGGATCCGGCAGTGAACGAGCCGGTCGGCAATTTCTACCTGGACACCAGGGCGACCCTGGAAGGCTCCTACCTGCGCCCGCGCCATGACGGCTACATGGCGTTCCAGGCGCAAGCGTCCGAGCGGATCAGCCAGGGGCTGCAGGCCCGCGAGGCGGCGGCAACGGTGCTGGCCGACCTGAACCGGATGTTCCGCGCGAGCTTCAAGGACAACTGA
- a CDS encoding ABC transporter permease translates to MAADAIRFLRTRREATVLLMLVLVFIGLSFASEYFFTTRNLGNFARQISVVGIVALGQALVIIAGGIDLSVGSVIGLSAISAAMLSSLTGMPSVGLVGAILVGMAVGAVNGLLVTRIRINPFITTLGTLSVTRGLALLITNGNPQRFDNWAAWLGYGRIGDVPVQFILLLVLTAAVWFFANRTRAGRNIYAVGNNARAARLAGIDIARTRLMVFTISGGLAGLGGLLLGGMLTNANPNLGLGYELDVIAAVILGGVALSGGRGSIGGVVIGAALMGLLRNAFVLLNVSGYWQTITIGLVVVVAVGADSLNRRQDDD, encoded by the coding sequence ATGGCTGCTGACGCCATCCGCTTCCTGCGCACGCGGCGGGAAGCCACCGTTCTCCTGATGCTCGTGCTGGTGTTCATCGGCCTGAGCTTCGCCAGCGAGTATTTCTTCACCACCCGCAATCTCGGCAACTTCGCCCGGCAGATCTCGGTGGTGGGCATCGTGGCGCTGGGCCAGGCGCTGGTGATCATCGCAGGCGGCATCGACCTGTCGGTGGGCTCGGTGATCGGGCTCTCGGCGATCTCCGCCGCGATGCTGTCCAGCCTGACCGGGATGCCGTCGGTGGGGCTGGTCGGCGCCATCCTGGTCGGCATGGCGGTGGGCGCCGTCAACGGCCTGCTGGTGACCCGGATCCGGATCAACCCGTTCATCACCACGCTCGGCACCCTCTCGGTCACCCGCGGCCTGGCGCTGCTGATCACCAACGGCAACCCGCAGCGCTTCGACAACTGGGCGGCCTGGCTTGGCTATGGCCGGATCGGCGACGTGCCGGTCCAGTTCATCCTGCTGCTGGTGCTGACCGCCGCGGTCTGGTTCTTCGCCAACCGCACCCGCGCCGGCCGCAACATCTACGCAGTCGGCAACAATGCCCGGGCAGCCCGGCTGGCCGGGATCGACATCGCGCGCACCCGCCTGATGGTGTTCACCATCAGCGGCGGGCTGGCCGGCCTGGGCGGCCTGCTGCTGGGCGGCATGCTGACCAACGCCAACCCGAACCTGGGCCTGGGCTACGAGCTCGACGTGATTGCCGCGGTGATCCTGGGCGGAGTGGCGCTGTCCGGCGGGCGCGGCTCGATCGGCGGGGTGGTGATCGGGGCAGCCCTGATGGGCCTGCTGCGCAACGCCTTCGTGCTGCTGAACGTGTCCGGCTACTGGCAGACCATCACGATCGGCCTGGTGGTGGTGGTCGCGGTGGGCGCGGACAGCCTGAACCGCCGGCAGGACGACGACTGA
- a CDS encoding CaiB/BaiF CoA transferase family protein, protein MAKATPSSAPAAASPSMLPLEGVTVLDFSQFLAGPACALRLADLGAQVIKVERPDGGDLCRSLYVADQGFEGDSALFHTINRNKQSFAADLKDPDALARVRALVAKADVMIHNFRPGVMERLGLDYPSVTELNPRLVYASVTGYGHQGPWKDKPGQDLLVQSRSGFAWLSGDGGQGPVPAGVSVADLTAGAHLVQGILALLVRRGVTGQGGRIDVSLMESAFDLQFEQFTTFLNGGRIQPERSRVSGANVHAAAPYGIYKTADGYLALAMTPIDRLGELLGCPALGGFPKDSWFRARDRIKAILVEHLAGASTGHWLGLLEPHGIWCAEVLDWPELTRHEAFQALELTQEIEGAGGGRMLTTRCPFRVDGQILTSRQGAPPLGADTDAITQAHGLDQGAAP, encoded by the coding sequence ATGGCCAAGGCCACTCCCTCGTCCGCCCCGGCGGCGGCTTCGCCGTCGATGCTCCCGCTGGAGGGCGTCACCGTCCTGGACTTCAGCCAGTTCCTGGCCGGTCCCGCCTGCGCCCTGCGCCTGGCCGACCTCGGCGCCCAGGTGATCAAGGTGGAGCGGCCGGACGGCGGCGACCTCTGTCGCAGCCTCTATGTCGCCGACCAGGGCTTCGAGGGCGACAGCGCGCTGTTCCACACCATCAACCGCAACAAGCAGAGCTTCGCCGCCGACCTGAAGGACCCGGACGCGCTGGCGCGGGTGCGGGCCCTGGTGGCCAAGGCCGACGTGATGATCCACAATTTCCGTCCGGGCGTGATGGAGCGGCTGGGGCTGGACTACCCTTCGGTGACGGAGCTCAACCCGCGCCTGGTCTATGCCTCGGTGACCGGCTACGGCCATCAGGGACCGTGGAAGGACAAGCCCGGCCAGGACCTGCTGGTGCAGTCGCGCTCCGGCTTCGCCTGGCTGTCCGGCGATGGCGGCCAGGGGCCCGTGCCGGCCGGGGTGTCGGTGGCCGATCTCACCGCCGGCGCCCATCTGGTTCAGGGCATCCTGGCGCTGCTGGTCCGGCGCGGCGTCACCGGCCAGGGCGGCCGGATCGACGTCAGCCTGATGGAATCCGCCTTCGACCTGCAGTTCGAGCAGTTCACCACCTTCCTGAACGGCGGGCGCATCCAGCCCGAGCGCAGCCGGGTCAGCGGCGCCAACGTCCACGCGGCCGCCCCCTACGGGATCTACAAGACCGCGGACGGCTACCTGGCGCTGGCCATGACCCCGATCGACCGGCTGGGCGAGCTTCTGGGCTGCCCGGCCCTGGGCGGCTTCCCGAAGGACAGCTGGTTTCGCGCCCGCGACCGGATCAAGGCGATCCTGGTCGAGCACCTAGCCGGGGCCTCCACTGGCCACTGGCTGGGCCTCCTGGAGCCGCACGGCATCTGGTGCGCGGAGGTGCTGGACTGGCCGGAACTGACCCGGCACGAGGCGTTCCAGGCCCTGGAGCTGACCCAGGAGATCGAGGGTGCGGGCGGCGGCCGGATGCTCACCACCCGCTGCCCGTTCCGGGTGGACGGGCAGATCCTCACCTCGCGCCAGGGCGCGCCCCCACTCGGCGCCGACACCGACGCGATCACCCAGGCCCACGGCCTCGACCAGGGAGCAGCCCCATGA
- a CDS encoding lactonase family protein, with protein MADQTYLFVGSLNRAAPYFQATNGTGISLFRFDDTTGQAELLGETADIDNPTFLSVDPARRTLYAGSEVFGRKEGIVAAYRYDLGEGRLDYINMQPALGSITAYNSFAGGGRFLLVANYAMGEGGPDRSVAVFPIRDDGGLDPAVSSAAHEGHGPNAERQERSHAHCALELPGGGQVLVADLGIDEVVSYRLDPDGRLEPAGSYATAPGAGPRHLAFHPSKPFVFVINELGSTISSLSLAADGALAEIDTRSALPDGATVHNDCSDLQVSPDGRFLYGCNRGHDSVVVMAVDQDGGRLATVQHIPCGGSTPRNCALTPSGGHLLVANQNSDVITVFRRDPQSGRLADAGRPIATGTPMCIKAISASR; from the coding sequence ATGGCGGACCAGACCTATCTGTTCGTCGGATCGCTGAACCGCGCCGCCCCCTACTTCCAGGCGACCAACGGCACCGGCATCTCCCTGTTCCGCTTCGACGACACGACCGGACAGGCGGAACTGCTGGGCGAGACCGCCGACATCGACAACCCGACCTTCCTCTCGGTCGATCCGGCCAGGCGCACCCTCTATGCCGGCAGCGAGGTGTTCGGCCGCAAGGAAGGCATCGTGGCCGCCTACCGCTACGACCTGGGCGAAGGCCGGCTCGACTACATCAACATGCAGCCTGCGCTCGGCAGCATCACCGCCTACAACAGCTTTGCGGGCGGCGGCCGCTTTCTGCTGGTCGCCAACTACGCCATGGGCGAAGGCGGGCCGGACCGCTCGGTGGCGGTGTTCCCGATCCGGGACGATGGCGGCCTGGACCCGGCGGTCTCCAGCGCCGCGCACGAGGGCCATGGCCCCAACGCGGAGCGGCAGGAGCGCTCCCATGCCCATTGCGCGCTCGAGCTGCCGGGCGGCGGCCAGGTGCTGGTCGCCGATCTGGGTATCGACGAGGTGGTGAGCTACCGGCTGGACCCGGATGGCCGCCTGGAGCCCGCCGGGTCCTATGCCACGGCACCCGGCGCCGGCCCGCGCCACCTGGCCTTCCACCCGTCCAAGCCGTTCGTGTTTGTGATCAACGAGCTGGGCTCGACCATCAGCAGCCTGTCGCTGGCGGCGGACGGCGCGCTCGCCGAGATCGACACGCGCTCCGCCCTGCCCGACGGCGCAACGGTCCACAACGACTGCTCCGACCTGCAGGTCTCGCCCGACGGCCGCTTCCTTTATGGCTGCAACCGCGGCCATGACAGCGTGGTGGTGATGGCGGTCGACCAGGACGGCGGCCGCCTCGCCACGGTCCAGCACATCCCCTGCGGCGGCAGCACGCCGCGCAACTGCGCGCTCACGCCGTCCGGCGGCCACCTGCTGGTCGCCAACCAGAACAGCGACGTGATCACCGTGTTCCGCCGCGACCCGCAGAGCGGCAGGCTGGCCGATGCCGGCCGGCCGATCGCCACCGGCACGCCGATGTGCATCAAGGCGATCTCCGCTTCCCGCTGA
- a CDS encoding sugar ABC transporter ATP-binding protein produces the protein MPEPILSLRGVSKAFDRNRVLNEVDLDVGAGEVLALLGENGAGKSTLVNIVSGSLRRDNGTIAWEGRPVVFHDAAEGIRAGIIHIHQELSIISSLSVMENLFIGDYAAGSFGLIDRKALRTRAQALLAEVGAGHLDPRTEAGLLSTAEQQMVEIAKALARDARLLVLDEPTAALTPHEAEALFRVVRMLRTRGVGVIFISHRLEEVFAIADRIVVLRDGGVVSDLPVAETSREQVIADMTGRIFQGFVRPADPARGAPRLTVEDIVDGRHVGPVSFELGEGEILGIFGLVGSGRTELLELIAGIRHPAAGTIRRDGRPAIPADPGAAWASGIAILPEGRKRNGILPDLSVEENLVVAHRQAGPALLGRPEERQLAADYRGRLGIVAADLRQPISSLSGGNQQKVLLARCLATRPSILLLDEPTHGVDVRTKSDIYRTIQALAEDGTSVVFVSSELPEVLALASTVLVLSKGRQALYAPNRDLAEETVLAAAFAHS, from the coding sequence ATGCCCGAGCCGATCCTGTCCCTGCGTGGCGTCTCCAAGGCGTTCGACCGCAACCGCGTCCTGAACGAGGTCGACCTGGACGTGGGCGCCGGTGAGGTCCTGGCGCTGCTCGGCGAGAACGGCGCCGGCAAGTCGACCCTGGTCAACATCGTCTCCGGCAGCCTGCGCCGCGACAACGGCACCATCGCCTGGGAGGGCCGCCCGGTGGTCTTCCACGATGCGGCGGAAGGGATCCGGGCCGGCATCATCCACATCCACCAGGAACTCTCGATCATCTCGTCGTTGAGCGTGATGGAGAACCTGTTCATCGGCGACTATGCCGCCGGCTCGTTCGGCCTGATCGACCGCAAGGCGCTGCGCACCCGCGCCCAGGCGCTGCTGGCCGAGGTGGGGGCCGGCCATCTGGACCCGCGCACAGAGGCCGGCCTGCTCTCCACCGCCGAGCAGCAGATGGTCGAGATCGCCAAGGCGCTGGCCCGCGACGCCCGCCTGCTGGTGCTGGACGAGCCCACCGCGGCGCTGACCCCGCACGAGGCCGAGGCCCTGTTCCGGGTCGTGCGGATGCTCCGGACGCGCGGAGTGGGCGTGATCTTCATCAGCCACCGGCTGGAGGAAGTGTTCGCCATCGCCGACCGGATCGTGGTGCTGCGCGATGGCGGGGTGGTGAGCGACCTGCCGGTGGCCGAGACCAGCCGCGAGCAGGTGATCGCCGACATGACCGGCCGGATCTTCCAGGGCTTCGTGCGCCCGGCCGATCCGGCCAGGGGCGCCCCGCGGCTCACCGTCGAGGACATCGTCGACGGGCGCCATGTCGGGCCGGTGAGCTTCGAGCTGGGGGAAGGCGAGATCCTGGGGATCTTCGGCCTGGTCGGCTCCGGGCGGACCGAGCTTCTGGAGCTGATCGCCGGCATCCGCCACCCCGCCGCCGGAACGATCCGCCGAGACGGCCGGCCGGCCATTCCCGCCGATCCGGGTGCCGCCTGGGCCAGCGGCATCGCAATCCTGCCCGAGGGGCGCAAGCGCAACGGCATCCTGCCCGACCTCTCGGTGGAGGAGAACCTGGTGGTGGCGCACCGCCAGGCGGGCCCCGCCCTGCTCGGCCGCCCGGAGGAGCGCCAGCTGGCGGCGGACTACCGGGGCCGGCTGGGGATCGTCGCCGCCGACCTGCGCCAGCCGATCAGCAGCCTGTCCGGCGGCAACCAGCAGAAGGTCCTGCTCGCCCGCTGCCTGGCGACCAGGCCCTCGATCCTCCTGCTCGACGAGCCGACCCACGGGGTCGACGTGCGCACAAAGTCCGACATCTACCGGACCATCCAGGCCCTGGCGGAGGATGGCACCAGCGTGGTGTTCGTGTCCTCCGAGCTGCCGGAAGTGCTGGCGCTGGCCTCGACCGTGCTGGTGCTCTCCAAGGGCCGCCAAGCGCTCTACGCGCCCAATCGCGACCTGGCCGAGGAGACGGTGCTGGCTGCGGCCTTCGCCCATAGCTGA
- a CDS encoding CaiB/BaiF CoA transferase family protein encodes MGILSGYRVLDCSIAMAGPFAAQRLGDLGADVIKVEPTSGEWQRHVAAGGAGGKRVNVSFLSLNRNKRSLAVDLKSPDGKALLLDLVKQSDVFLQNYRPGVAKRLGVDYESLSKINPRLIYVSISGYGEDGPYLNRPGQDLVLQGMSGAMLSAGREGEPPNAAGQYLVDAITAYNAFEGALAALLHRERTGEGQLVQVNMLDSITTIQMQELSVFTVGGKPQTRSAEPHAHVYIRAPYGAFATSDGFIIVAFPKLKTLGEVIGEPSFLTMDDEVDSWSRRDEIFAKTRERLKTKTSAEWLELLRAADIWCGPVYGYADLVEDEQIRHNGTFVEYDHPTEGHVKTPGFAIKFSKTPSVVARGAPVTGQHTREVLKEMGCDEARIDALLASGAIAAGEV; translated from the coding sequence ATGGGCATCCTTTCCGGCTACCGCGTCCTCGACTGCTCGATCGCCATGGCGGGGCCGTTCGCGGCGCAGCGCCTGGGCGACCTCGGCGCCGACGTGATCAAGGTGGAACCGACCAGCGGCGAGTGGCAGCGCCATGTCGCCGCCGGCGGGGCGGGCGGCAAGCGCGTCAACGTCTCCTTCCTGTCGCTCAACCGGAACAAGCGCTCGCTGGCGGTCGACCTGAAGTCGCCGGACGGCAAGGCGCTGCTGCTGGATCTCGTGAAGCAGTCGGATGTGTTCCTGCAGAACTACCGGCCGGGCGTCGCCAAGCGGCTGGGGGTCGACTACGAGAGCCTGTCGAAGATCAACCCGCGCCTGATCTACGTGTCGATCTCCGGCTATGGCGAGGACGGCCCCTACCTGAACCGGCCGGGCCAGGACCTGGTCCTGCAGGGCATGTCGGGCGCAATGCTGTCGGCCGGGCGGGAGGGCGAGCCGCCCAATGCCGCCGGGCAGTACCTGGTGGACGCGATCACGGCCTACAACGCTTTCGAGGGGGCGCTGGCAGCCCTGCTCCACCGCGAGCGCACCGGCGAGGGCCAGCTGGTCCAGGTCAACATGCTGGATTCGATCACCACGATCCAGATGCAGGAACTGTCGGTGTTCACGGTGGGCGGCAAGCCGCAGACCCGCTCCGCCGAGCCGCACGCCCATGTCTATATCCGGGCCCCCTACGGCGCGTTCGCGACCTCGGACGGCTTCATCATCGTGGCCTTCCCCAAGCTGAAGACCCTGGGCGAGGTGATCGGCGAGCCGTCCTTCCTGACCATGGACGACGAGGTCGACAGCTGGTCCAGGCGCGACGAGATCTTCGCCAAGACCCGCGAGCGGCTGAAGACCAAGACCTCGGCCGAGTGGCTGGAGCTCTTGCGCGCGGCCGACATCTGGTGCGGGCCGGTCTATGGCTATGCCGATCTCGTCGAGGACGAGCAGATCAGGCACAACGGCACCTTCGTCGAGTACGACCACCCGACCGAAGGCCACGTGAAGACGCCGGGCTTCGCGATCAAGTTCTCCAAGACGCCCTCGGTGGTGGCGCGTGGCGCTCCGGTCACCGGGCAGCACACCCGCGAGGTGCTGAAGGAGATGGGCTGCGACGAGGCGCGGATCGACGCGCTGCTGGCCTCCGGCGCCATCGCCGCGGGCGAGGTTTGA
- a CDS encoding MaoC family dehydratase, protein MIVEQYFEDYEVGFERRTFGRTITESDIIIHAGQTGDHFPHHMDAEWCATQDFGQRIAHGTLVFSVGIGMTASTINPRAMSYGYDRLRFIRPVFINDTITVTARIAEKRDHPKRAGHGILVEAIEVTNQRQETVMVCEHLYLVERRTAAAAA, encoded by the coding sequence ATGATCGTCGAGCAGTATTTCGAGGACTACGAGGTCGGCTTCGAGCGCAGGACGTTCGGGCGGACCATCACCGAAAGCGACATCATCATCCATGCCGGGCAGACCGGCGACCACTTCCCGCACCACATGGACGCGGAATGGTGCGCCACCCAGGATTTCGGCCAGCGGATCGCCCATGGCACCCTGGTGTTCAGCGTCGGCATCGGCATGACCGCCAGCACCATCAACCCGCGCGCCATGTCCTATGGCTATGACCGGCTGCGCTTCATCCGGCCGGTGTTCATCAACGACACCATCACCGTCACCGCCAGGATCGCCGAGAAGCGCGACCATCCCAAGCGCGCGGGCCACGGCATCCTGGTGGAGGCGATCGAGGTCACCAACCAGCGCCAGGAAACGGTGATGGTCTGCGAGCATCTCTACCTGGTCGAGCGGCGGACGGCGGCGGCGGCGGCGTGA
- a CDS encoding enoyl-CoA hydratase/isomerase family protein — MTEDVRFEIDGPVAMITLNRPAKLNAVTPEMADAIVAAVETCNHSDTIRCVIVTGAGPKSFCAGSDIAELDSYESPWQFRNRPDYCDAIRRLLKPTIAAVNGYAFGGGLETAMSCDIRIASDNARFAAPEIKLGWIGGGGMATFLTHSIGPSNAALMIMTGDPIDAGKALAWGLVSEVMAQDRLMDRAKEIAATIASRAPIAAETAKANLRAAYAMPQDKAIEYERDLQTICFATADAAEGRAAFKEKRQPVFSRK, encoded by the coding sequence ATGACCGAGGATGTCCGCTTCGAGATCGACGGCCCGGTCGCCATGATCACCCTGAACCGCCCGGCCAAGCTGAACGCGGTGACGCCCGAGATGGCCGACGCCATCGTTGCGGCGGTGGAGACCTGCAACCACAGCGACACGATCCGCTGCGTGATCGTCACCGGGGCCGGGCCGAAATCCTTTTGCGCCGGCTCCGACATCGCGGAATTGGACAGCTACGAATCGCCCTGGCAGTTCCGCAACCGCCCGGACTATTGCGACGCGATCCGCCGGCTGCTGAAGCCGACCATCGCCGCGGTCAACGGCTACGCGTTCGGCGGCGGCCTGGAGACCGCCATGAGCTGCGACATCCGGATCGCCTCGGACAATGCCCGGTTCGCCGCCCCTGAGATCAAGCTCGGCTGGATCGGCGGCGGCGGCATGGCGACCTTCCTGACCCACTCGATCGGCCCGTCCAACGCCGCGCTGATGATCATGACCGGCGACCCGATCGACGCCGGGAAGGCGCTGGCCTGGGGCCTGGTCAGCGAGGTCATGGCTCAGGACCGCCTGATGGACCGGGCGAAGGAGATCGCCGCCACCATCGCCAGCCGCGCGCCGATCGCGGCGGAGACCGCCAAGGCCAATTTGCGCGCCGCCTACGCGATGCCCCAGGACAAGGCGATCGAGTACGAGCGCGACCTGCAGACGATCTGCTTTGCCACCGCCGATGCCGCCGAAGGCCGGGCCGCCTTCAAGGAAAAGCGCCAGCCCGTGTTCTCGAGGAAATGA
- a CDS encoding CaiB/BaiF CoA transferase family protein, protein MTPSVEPEEDERPLAGLLVVDMSQFLSGPYASLRLMDLGARVIKIERPDGGDLCRRLYLSDTEIGGDSTIFHAINRSKESLALDLKDAADLEALRRLLARADVVIQNFRPGVIERLGLDYAAVRAINPRLVYGSISGYGDEGPWVKLPGQDLLAQARSGVMWLNGDEGQGPVPFGLAIADMLAGAALVQGVLAALVRRGVSGRGSHVETSLLEALVDFQFEVLTTHLNDGRRRPRRSAFRSAHAYLAAPYGVYPTKDGFLAVAMTPIPKLAGLLGIEGLEPYLADASTWFTARDEIKAIIAQHLARETSDHWLSILQPADIWCAKVLEWPELLESEGFQALDMLQLVERADGVRITTTRSPIRVDGRRPAMPDAAPRIGQHSDAIREEFGL, encoded by the coding sequence GTGACGCCAAGTGTCGAACCGGAAGAGGACGAGCGGCCGCTGGCAGGGCTGCTGGTGGTCGACATGAGCCAGTTCCTGTCGGGGCCCTACGCCTCCCTGCGCCTGATGGACCTGGGCGCCCGGGTCATCAAGATCGAGCGGCCGGACGGCGGCGACCTGTGCCGGCGGCTCTACTTGAGCGACACCGAGATCGGCGGCGACTCCACGATCTTCCACGCGATCAACCGCAGCAAGGAGAGCCTGGCGCTCGACCTGAAGGACGCGGCCGACCTGGAGGCCCTGCGCCGGCTCCTGGCCCGGGCCGACGTGGTCATCCAGAACTTCCGCCCGGGCGTGATCGAGCGGCTGGGCCTGGACTACGCCGCGGTGCGGGCGATCAACCCGCGCCTGGTCTATGGCTCGATCAGCGGCTACGGCGACGAGGGGCCCTGGGTGAAGCTGCCCGGCCAGGACCTGCTGGCGCAGGCCCGTTCCGGCGTGATGTGGCTGAACGGCGACGAGGGCCAGGGGCCCGTCCCGTTCGGCCTGGCGATCGCCGACATGCTGGCCGGCGCCGCCCTGGTGCAGGGCGTGCTGGCAGCCCTGGTGCGCCGGGGCGTGAGCGGCCGGGGCAGCCATGTGGAGACCAGCCTTTTGGAGGCGCTGGTCGACTTCCAGTTCGAGGTGCTGACCACCCATCTGAACGACGGCCGCCGACGGCCGCGCCGCTCGGCCTTCCGCAGCGCGCACGCCTATCTGGCCGCTCCCTATGGCGTCTACCCGACGAAGGACGGCTTCCTCGCCGTTGCGATGACCCCGATCCCCAAGCTCGCCGGCCTTCTCGGGATCGAGGGGCTGGAGCCCTATCTCGCCGACGCCTCGACCTGGTTCACCGCGCGGGACGAGATCAAGGCGATCATCGCCCAGCATCTCGCGCGCGAGACCAGCGACCACTGGCTCTCCATCCTGCAGCCGGCCGACATCTGGTGCGCCAAGGTGCTGGAATGGCCGGAGCTGCTGGAAAGCGAGGGCTTCCAGGCGCTGGACATGCTGCAGCTGGTGGAGCGGGCGGACGGCGTGCGGATCACCACCACCCGATCGCCGATCCGGGTCGACGGCAGGCGTCCGGCCATGCCCGACGCCGCCCCCAGGATCGGCCAGCACAGCGACGCCATCCGCGAGGAGTTCGGACTTTGA
- a CDS encoding substrate-binding domain-containing protein, with protein sequence MMLNRRGFTLLTAAGAILPLGGRVAFGEETALPEAAKEIGATIEAQGPAPVPLRLAVLSFQGSSFWEATDKGIAAATSYLAPLNTTVDYIQLGTALTAETIVAGLDGALTKQYDGIALVPIFDGTVAKIDEARREDVPVVAFIADSAEKSQRNTGMGMLAYDAGRKAGEFIARQMDGQGKIAVITGYLGAAQHDSRMNGALDYLKKEHPEIAIVGPFECKDDDATAYAQATDAMTSNPDLQIIYVTAGGSEAAAKAVRDAGQTGKVGVVGYDDLPEKQQYKDGGEILALIDQAPARQSFDSLVMLHNMLAFGAEYPSEVAIDAPIAFGKLAKS encoded by the coding sequence ATGATGCTGAACCGTCGCGGCTTCACCCTGCTCACCGCTGCCGGCGCGATCCTGCCGCTGGGTGGCCGGGTCGCCTTCGGCGAGGAGACCGCCCTGCCCGAAGCGGCCAAGGAGATCGGCGCCACCATCGAGGCGCAGGGCCCGGCCCCGGTCCCGCTGCGCCTGGCGGTGCTGTCCTTCCAGGGCTCGTCCTTCTGGGAGGCGACCGACAAGGGCATCGCCGCCGCCACCTCCTACCTGGCGCCGCTGAACACCACGGTCGACTACATCCAGCTGGGCACGGCGCTCACCGCCGAGACCATCGTGGCCGGCCTGGATGGGGCTTTGACCAAGCAGTATGACGGCATCGCGCTGGTGCCGATCTTCGACGGCACCGTCGCCAAGATCGACGAGGCACGCCGGGAAGACGTGCCGGTGGTGGCGTTCATCGCCGACAGCGCCGAGAAGTCCCAGCGCAACACCGGCATGGGCATGCTCGCCTACGACGCCGGCCGCAAGGCCGGGGAGTTCATCGCCCGGCAGATGGACGGCCAGGGCAAGATCGCGGTGATCACCGGTTATCTGGGCGCTGCCCAGCATGATTCGCGCATGAACGGCGCCCTGGACTACCTGAAGAAGGAGCACCCGGAGATCGCGATCGTCGGCCCGTTCGAGTGCAAGGACGACGACGCCACCGCCTATGCCCAGGCGACCGACGCGATGACCTCCAACCCGGACCTTCAGATCATCTACGTGACCGCCGGCGGCTCGGAGGCAGCGGCCAAGGCGGTGCGCGACGCCGGGCAGACCGGCAAGGTCGGCGTGGTCGGCTATGATGACCTGCCGGAAAAGCAGCAGTACAAGGATGGCGGCGAGATCCTGGCGCTGATCGACCAGGCCCCGGCCCGCCAGTCGTTCGACTCGCTGGTAATGCTGCACAACATGCTGGCGTTCGGCGCGGAGTACCCGTCCGAGGTCGCGATCGACGCGCCGATCGCGTTCGGCAAGCTCGCCAAGTCCTGA